One Lactobacillus sp. ESL0785 DNA window includes the following coding sequences:
- a CDS encoding PTS sugar transporter subunit IIA has protein sequence MELKTNMIKLDQEVPTRDQAIRIAGQLLVDGGCVEPDYIDSMIARNNDVSTYMGNFIAIPHGTDSGKKYIKETGISVVQIPMGVDFSDPDEDQEQLVTVVFGIAGKGNEHLNILSQIALFCSDVSNVAKIADAKYPDEIISLLQGVGN, from the coding sequence ATGGAATTAAAAACAAATATGATAAAACTTGATCAGGAAGTACCGACTAGAGATCAAGCAATAAGAATTGCGGGTCAATTATTAGTTGATGGGGGTTGTGTTGAACCTGATTATATTGACTCAATGATTGCTAGAAATAATGATGTATCAACTTATATGGGTAATTTTATTGCGATTCCGCATGGTACTGATAGTGGTAAAAAATATATCAAGGAAACAGGAATATCAGTTGTCCAAATTCCAATGGGTGTTGACTTCAGTGATCCGGATGAAGATCAGGAACAATTAGTAACAGTTGTTTTTGGTATTGCTGGTAAGGGCAATGAACATCTAAACATTTTGTCACAAATTGCTTTGTTTTGTAGTGATGTTTCGAATGTTGCAAAAATTGCTGATGCAAAATATCCAGACGAAATTATTAGTTTATTACAAGGAGTAGGAAATTAA
- a CDS encoding mannitol-1-phosphate 5-dehydrogenase, producing MRAVHFGAGNIGRGFIGETLNDNGFGVDFVDVNETIIDELNKRGEYDIELAAPGKKKIHVTNVDGINNGKDPKKVVEAIKSTDMITTAIGPKILPIIAPLIAEGLTARINAGNTKPLDVIACENMIGGSSHLKEYVYSHLDDEIKPQIDQYVGFPNAAVDRIVPIQNHDDPLFVSVEDFKEWVIDESQMKNKDIKLKGVDYAEDLEPYIERKLFSVNTGHATVAYTGKSLGYETIGDAIKDPLVLKQVKSVLGETRALLYSKWHQIFTEESLEEYHTKILHRFQNPYISDDVARVGRTPIRKLGYDERFIRPIRELKERGLDYSALVTTVGRIYLFDEPKDAESQKLQEMLKTDDLQQVIITTTGLKDDQDLVDQIADSYQTAKASIK from the coding sequence ATGAGAGCAGTACACTTTGGTGCAGGAAATATAGGCAGAGGTTTTATTGGTGAAACTTTAAATGATAATGGTTTTGGCGTAGATTTTGTTGATGTTAATGAAACTATTATCGATGAGTTAAATAAACGTGGCGAATATGATATTGAACTGGCTGCTCCAGGGAAAAAGAAAATACACGTTACAAATGTTGACGGAATTAACAATGGTAAAGATCCTAAGAAGGTAGTTGAAGCAATTAAATCAACAGATATGATCACTACGGCTATTGGGCCTAAAATATTACCAATTATTGCACCTTTAATTGCTGAAGGTTTAACAGCAAGAATTAATGCTGGTAATACAAAGCCATTAGATGTCATTGCATGTGAGAATATGATTGGTGGTTCAAGTCATTTAAAGGAATATGTTTATAGTCATTTAGATGATGAAATTAAGCCCCAAATTGATCAGTATGTAGGTTTTCCGAATGCTGCCGTTGATCGAATTGTACCTATTCAAAATCATGATGATCCATTGTTTGTTTCTGTTGAAGATTTTAAAGAATGGGTTATTGACGAAAGCCAGATGAAGAATAAGGATATTAAACTTAAGGGAGTTGATTACGCTGAAGACCTTGAGCCATATATCGAACGAAAATTATTCTCTGTTAATACTGGACACGCAACTGTAGCATATACTGGAAAGAGCCTAGGTTATGAAACCATTGGCGATGCAATTAAAGATCCGTTAGTGTTAAAACAAGTAAAGAGTGTTTTAGGTGAAACTAGAGCATTACTTTATAGTAAATGGCATCAAATTTTTACGGAAGAAAGCTTAGAAGAGTATCACACAAAAATTTTGCATAGATTCCAAAATCCGTATATTTCTGATGATGTTGCACGTGTTGGCAGAACACCAATTCGTAAATTAGGCTATGATGAAAGATTTATTCGACCAATTAGAGAACTTAAAGAACGTGGTCTTGATTATAGTGCTTTAGTGACAACTGTTGGTAGAATATATTTGTTTGATGAGCCTAAAGATGCTGAAAGTCAAAAGTTACAAGAAATGCTTAAAACAGATGACCTCCAACAAGTTATAATCACAACAACAGGATTAAAAGATGACCAAGATTTAGTTGATCAAATTGCTGATTCGTATCAAACAGCTAAGGCTTCTATAAAATAA
- a CDS encoding NAD(P)H-dependent oxidoreductase: MKTLIIYCHPYNKSFNHAVLMATKENLIKNKRDFIIIDLYQDGFNPTYDQEELRLFHEGGTHDPLVKKYLTMLKETSTIIFITPLWWNSIPGMLKGFIDKVMKEGTGLSHTVSKTGIHGELNNIKHTYVLTTSTSPKFYLRLFCGNAIKRIFINQTLRQLDMQDRHWLHFGGITNSSLVRRQKYLAKITQYQFK, translated from the coding sequence ATGAAAACATTAATTATCTACTGTCATCCATATAACAAAAGCTTTAACCATGCTGTCCTAATGGCTACCAAAGAAAACCTCATTAAAAATAAGCGTGACTTTATCATAATCGATCTCTACCAAGATGGTTTTAACCCAACTTACGATCAAGAAGAACTGCGTTTATTCCACGAAGGTGGCACACATGACCCTCTTGTCAAAAAATATTTAACAATGCTAAAAGAAACATCAACCATAATTTTTATTACTCCTCTTTGGTGGAATAGTATTCCCGGTATGCTCAAAGGCTTTATCGATAAAGTAATGAAAGAAGGAACGGGGCTGTCACACACTGTTTCTAAAACGGGAATTCATGGCGAACTAAACAACATCAAACATACGTACGTCCTAACAACCTCAACTTCACCAAAATTTTATCTTCGCTTGTTTTGCGGTAATGCAATTAAAAGGATTTTTATTAATCAAACCTTACGTCAGCTGGATATGCAAGACCGCCATTGGTTACACTTTGGCGGTATCACTAATTCTTCACTAGTTAGACGTCAAAAGTACTTGGCAAAAATCACACAATATCAATTTAAGTAA
- a CDS encoding TetR/AcrR family transcriptional regulator, with translation MKETEKQLVEKAIKVIDQEGFQNFSLRKLTAAIGLTTGAFYKHFNSKDDLFKQATIQLSQEFIAQINFHSKAPEKQLLQIADYFIKQVQEHPNIMEFLFFNNNATLAFKNSDHQFPFLTKMLQLTDQITQNSNITGHDFFIQIWSFIQGYSLLIKNGITNYDKQLIQTTLTQLAKGTN, from the coding sequence ATGAAAGAAACAGAAAAGCAATTGGTTGAAAAAGCGATCAAAGTTATTGACCAAGAAGGATTTCAAAACTTTTCGCTGCGCAAGCTGACAGCTGCCATTGGCTTGACTACTGGCGCTTTTTACAAACACTTTAATAGCAAGGATGACCTATTTAAACAAGCAACTATTCAGCTATCGCAAGAATTTATTGCCCAAATAAACTTTCACAGCAAGGCACCAGAAAAACAACTCTTACAAATTGCCGACTATTTTATTAAACAAGTGCAAGAACATCCCAATATAATGGAATTTCTCTTTTTCAACAATAACGCAACACTAGCTTTTAAAAATAGCGATCATCAATTCCCTTTTTTAACAAAAATGCTGCAATTAACTGACCAAATTACTCAAAACAGCAATATTACCGGCCACGATTTTTTCATTCAAATTTGGTCCTTTATCCAAGGTTATTCACTTCTAATTAAAAATGGAATCACTAATTACGATAAGCAGCTAATCCAAACAACATTAACCCAATTAGCTAAAGGAACTAACTAA
- a CDS encoding MFS transporter, with the protein MKKKNFLIGLGILLIAANLRLPITMMPPILPWLEAKIGFAPSMSGWLTTIPLLMFALLSPLIAHLGIKQGNAVVLFFTLLILVIGSYLRVVPNSIFLLLGTLLVGIGISGGNVLLPAVIQEYFPTKATIFTSLYTFTMGLVASLGTGLAAPLVKQLHLPTTLALFSLVGLIAFIVWTIVTCVVPKPKHAKLTAQRPASINHYSLTWIITFFFGIQSLLYYSMLTWLPTFWSTSGFNVTTAGLLATIFQLCGMPMSLLTPIIARKKSGMMLASGIVGGGFAIGAALLLICKGNFIANAILAFIMGIGAGSAFSLCVVFFQKKTANFRQTAQLSGTAQSFGYLLAAIGPTLSGYLQGLLHSWTPIFLAYTILGILLLLAGFIITNKQPLK; encoded by the coding sequence TTGAAAAAGAAAAATTTTTTAATCGGATTAGGCATTTTATTAATTGCAGCCAACTTACGTTTGCCAATTACAATGATGCCGCCAATTCTACCCTGGCTAGAAGCAAAAATTGGTTTTGCTCCCAGCATGAGCGGTTGGTTAACCACTATTCCATTATTAATGTTTGCTTTATTATCGCCGCTAATTGCTCATTTAGGAATTAAACAAGGCAATGCTGTTGTCCTATTCTTTACGCTATTAATTTTGGTAATTGGCAGCTATCTGCGAGTTGTTCCCAACAGTATCTTCTTATTATTAGGAACGCTTTTAGTCGGAATCGGTATCTCTGGTGGCAATGTTTTACTTCCCGCTGTTATTCAAGAATATTTTCCGACTAAAGCCACTATTTTTACAAGCCTTTATACTTTTACAATGGGTCTAGTGGCCTCTTTAGGTACCGGTTTAGCAGCGCCTTTAGTCAAGCAACTGCACCTTCCAACTACCCTAGCCTTATTCAGCCTTGTTGGCCTAATTGCCTTTATCGTATGGACCATAGTAACTTGCGTTGTGCCTAAACCCAAACATGCAAAACTGACTGCTCAGCGACCAGCTTCCATTAATCACTACAGTTTGACTTGGATTATTACCTTTTTCTTTGGTATCCAATCATTGCTTTACTACTCCATGCTGACTTGGCTACCAACTTTTTGGTCAACAAGTGGCTTCAATGTCACAACTGCCGGACTTTTAGCTACCATCTTCCAATTATGCGGGATGCCGATGTCACTATTAACACCAATTATTGCCCGTAAAAAATCCGGCATGATGTTAGCTTCCGGGATTGTTGGCGGCGGCTTTGCTATTGGTGCAGCCCTATTACTGATCTGCAAAGGGAATTTTATTGCCAACGCGATTTTAGCTTTTATTATGGGCATTGGTGCAGGATCAGCTTTTAGTCTTTGTGTTGTTTTCTTTCAAAAGAAAACAGCTAATTTTAGACAAACGGCTCAACTTTCAGGAACTGCTCAATCATTTGGCTATCTCTTAGCAGCCATTGGGCCGACTTTATCAGGCTATCTTCAAGGATTACTTCATTCTTGGACACCAATTTTTCTTGCTTATACAATTTTAGGCATTCTTTTATTACTAGCTGGTTTTATAATCACGAATAAACAACCACTTAAATAA
- a CDS encoding SEC10/PgrA surface exclusion domain-containing protein has protein sequence MKKKRFTVTLISAILLSSSITGVLSQPQPVTAAVKGYVKVKAKKKVRLYYATGKLSRFYALTKKRYPYSVEKKIGKQKRLAYKIGNNAHWVLAKDVHVSQRTVYVEAKIKLPSGYTRTELLKAYQGKPSNAFVAAAMQGMKQNNFSRNKIAENKTDDHLQVDLDAITTAQLAELTAFSLRLINEARSNLGLKPWQASQGTQKLAQDIAFEYSKNGKTIKEGHYVPGIVRACQANGLNLDDNYVEDMAGFYNQESALSMTELKKSIYFGIKQMIFGYVGSGESQRNERNYYQEWGHAGDLFNTQGTLHDGDYNYFGLSMSRTDNIWSIHFISVPSYVVKSKKYNLGFKP, from the coding sequence ATGAAGAAAAAAAGATTCACTGTTACTTTAATCAGTGCTATTTTATTGTCATCATCAATTACTGGGGTGCTAAGTCAGCCACAGCCGGTGACAGCTGCAGTTAAAGGCTATGTAAAAGTTAAAGCTAAGAAGAAGGTTCGACTTTATTATGCAACTGGTAAGCTTTCTCGCTTTTATGCGTTAACCAAAAAACGTTATCCGTACAGTGTAGAAAAGAAAATTGGCAAACAAAAACGGCTTGCTTATAAAATTGGTAATAATGCCCATTGGGTTTTAGCTAAGGACGTTCATGTTAGTCAGCGAACGGTTTATGTTGAAGCAAAAATCAAGCTGCCAAGTGGCTATACCCGCACTGAGCTGCTTAAGGCTTACCAAGGGAAGCCAAGTAATGCTTTTGTTGCTGCTGCAATGCAGGGGATGAAGCAGAATAATTTTAGTCGTAATAAGATTGCAGAAAATAAGACAGATGATCATCTGCAAGTTGATTTAGATGCAATTACGACAGCGCAATTAGCTGAACTAACAGCTTTTTCTTTACGCTTAATTAATGAAGCTAGAAGCAATTTAGGATTGAAGCCTTGGCAGGCAAGTCAAGGAACGCAAAAATTAGCACAAGATATTGCTTTTGAATATTCCAAAAATGGCAAAACAATTAAGGAAGGTCACTATGTTCCCGGAATTGTCCGTGCTTGTCAAGCTAATGGCCTGAATCTGGATGATAATTATGTTGAAGATATGGCTGGCTTTTATAATCAAGAATCAGCGTTATCGATGACAGAGTTAAAGAAAAGTATTTACTTTGGAATTAAGCAGATGATTTTTGGTTATGTTGGTAGTGGTGAAAGTCAGCGCAATGAGCGTAATTATTATCAGGAATGGGGCCATGCAGGCGATCTGTTTAATACTCAGGGAACGCTTCATGATGGTGATTATAATTACTTTGGGTTGAGCATGTCACGAACTGATAATATTTGGTCGATCCACTTTATCAGTGTTCCTAGTTATGTTGTTAAAAGTAAAAAATATAATCTTGGATTTAAGCCTTGA
- a CDS encoding Cof-type HAD-IIB family hydrolase, protein MAIKLIALDTDGTLLNSNGQILPSTKVAVTQALKQGIKVVLCSGRPIAGLKSYMDELGITGKEQYAVTLNGAITRNAAGKIITKDLVSNQLYRKMTAFALAHQLPFNIVDEDSHIITANHNIDYVVYLQAYENTAPLYVRTPDDLPKNFGVAKGCFVGAADLLDQWEQAINQVFGQELYVIRSDPHFIELLNPKVNKGNGLKELCAALNLQSSEVMAMGDERNDISMFDFAGTSVCMANGSQPAKDKADYVTATNDQDGISQAFNKFVF, encoded by the coding sequence ATGGCGATTAAACTAATTGCACTTGACACCGACGGAACATTATTAAATTCAAACGGGCAAATTTTACCTAGTACCAAAGTAGCAGTTACTCAAGCTTTAAAGCAAGGCATTAAGGTCGTGCTCTGTTCTGGTAGACCAATTGCTGGTTTAAAGTCCTATATGGATGAATTGGGAATTACTGGCAAAGAGCAATATGCCGTGACATTAAACGGTGCAATCACGCGCAACGCAGCAGGTAAAATTATTACTAAAGATCTAGTTTCCAACCAACTTTACCGCAAAATGACTGCTTTTGCATTAGCCCATCAATTACCATTTAACATTGTCGACGAAGATTCACATATTATCACAGCCAATCATAATATTGATTACGTTGTTTATTTGCAAGCTTACGAAAACACTGCCCCTTTATATGTGCGTACTCCCGACGACTTACCAAAGAATTTTGGTGTTGCTAAAGGCTGCTTTGTTGGAGCAGCTGACCTACTTGATCAATGGGAACAAGCTATTAATCAGGTTTTCGGTCAAGAATTATACGTCATTCGCTCTGACCCACATTTTATTGAATTACTTAATCCAAAGGTTAACAAGGGTAATGGCCTCAAAGAATTATGTGCTGCACTCAATCTTCAATCAAGTGAAGTCATGGCTATGGGGGATGAGCGTAATGACATTTCTATGTTTGACTTTGCTGGTACTAGTGTCTGTATGGCAAACGGTAGTCAACCTGCCAAGGATAAAGCTGATTATGTTACTGCAACAAATGACCAAGATGGTATTAGCCAAGCCTTTAACAAATTTGTATTTTAA
- a CDS encoding GNAT family N-acetyltransferase, giving the protein MAIYIRWAEAKDLPAMMAIIAQAKQLLKSDGSPQWQDGHPNEEMFKADIAQKRAYVLIVGQEVAGVAVLQTTPELSYVQIDGAWRNSTMPYATIHRIAFSDKYRGQHLGQIFISNLLSRGQFLGFHNFRIDTHALNKRMQGLIKKVGYHYCGIIHVNPTSDGARYAYELNLA; this is encoded by the coding sequence ATGGCAATTTATATTCGCTGGGCTGAAGCTAAGGACTTACCAGCAATGATGGCAATTATTGCTCAAGCAAAACAATTATTAAAGAGTGACGGTAGTCCGCAGTGGCAAGATGGTCATCCTAATGAGGAAATGTTTAAAGCGGATATTGCACAAAAGCGGGCTTATGTGCTAATAGTTGGTCAAGAAGTAGCTGGCGTCGCGGTTTTGCAAACAACGCCTGAATTAAGTTATGTTCAGATTGATGGTGCCTGGCGTAATTCAACGATGCCGTATGCGACCATCCATCGCATTGCATTTTCTGACAAATATCGTGGTCAACATTTAGGGCAAATCTTTATTTCAAATTTATTGTCTCGAGGTCAATTTTTAGGTTTTCATAATTTCCGTATTGATACGCATGCTTTGAATAAGCGGATGCAGGGCTTAATTAAAAAAGTCGGATATCATTATTGTGGAATAATACATGTGAATCCAACCTCGGATGGTGCCCGGTATGCTTATGAACTGAACTTAGCATAA
- a CDS encoding glycerophosphodiester phosphodiesterase family protein: MNKNKTIIFGHRGYPAKFAKNSLEGFRHAIKNGAEGVEFDVHLTKDGIPVVMHDEKVDRTTDGTGYIKDFTLKQLRQLHLTNGEPVPELQELFTLLDGQDILINLEFKTGIIHYEGIERTVLNLAKKYQFVHPIIYSSFDYITLKNCQELDPKQIYCYLTDQTVANSAKLIKENHFAGIHPGKFIASPEAITQRIWTVDDPDTAKKYFKHYVAGIFTNNYPMMLKLRDQVQG, encoded by the coding sequence ATGAATAAAAACAAAACAATTATCTTTGGTCATCGCGGCTATCCAGCTAAGTTTGCGAAAAATTCGCTTGAAGGCTTTCGTCATGCTATTAAAAATGGCGCTGAAGGTGTTGAATTTGATGTGCATTTAACTAAGGATGGGATTCCAGTTGTGATGCACGATGAAAAGGTTGATCGTACAACTGATGGCACAGGCTATATCAAGGATTTTACGTTAAAACAATTAAGACAGCTTCATTTAACTAATGGTGAGCCGGTGCCGGAATTACAGGAATTGTTTACGTTACTTGATGGCCAGGATATCCTGATTAATTTGGAGTTCAAGACAGGAATTATTCATTATGAAGGAATTGAACGGACGGTTTTAAATCTAGCTAAAAAATATCAGTTTGTTCATCCGATTATTTATTCATCATTTGATTACATTACATTAAAGAACTGTCAGGAGCTTGATCCTAAGCAAATTTATTGTTATTTAACGGATCAGACCGTTGCTAATTCAGCTAAGTTAATTAAAGAAAATCATTTTGCTGGTATTCATCCAGGTAAGTTTATTGCATCGCCAGAGGCAATTACACAACGTATTTGGACAGTTGATGATCCTGATACTGCTAAAAAATATTTTAAGCACTATGTTGCGGGGATTTTTACCAATAATTATCCAATGATGCTTAAGTTGCGCGATCAAGTGCAGGGTTAA
- a CDS encoding aminotransferase class I/II-fold pyridoxal phosphate-dependent enzyme, protein MVKLINYMKKGLADAPSNPILKFSDYASKIPNVLKFTLGEPDFNTPDHIKEAAKKGIDDNHSHYAPSNGTMGLRTAASQFLAKKYGQKYDPATEVLVTNGVTESIFDAEMACLNPGDVIIVPTPVFSLYMTDETVIGTGVKIVEIDTSADEFKLTPAKLQKALDEYGDKVRMLIMNYPSNPTGAMYSQEELDALADVVRDKPIFVVCDEIYSELNYDQPHASMEKSLHDQVILMNGVSKSWAMTGYRIGIVCAPKDILEQIAKVHQAVNTTEPTPMQDAAEEAFKNGMDDAQPMKAEFLKRRDVLYNGLTKIGFECVKPDGAFYIFAKIPDGLEQDDEKFIYELVDKARVAVTAGSCFAKAGKGWIRFSYAVSMETINEGLKRLEKFVKENKK, encoded by the coding sequence ATGGTTAAATTAATTAATTACATGAAAAAAGGCTTAGCTGATGCCCCTTCGAATCCAATTTTGAAGTTTTCTGATTATGCTAGCAAGATTCCGAATGTTTTGAAGTTCACGTTGGGTGAACCTGACTTTAACACACCGGATCATATTAAAGAAGCTGCTAAAAAGGGGATTGATGACAACCATTCTCACTATGCCCCGTCTAACGGTACAATGGGACTTAGAACGGCAGCAAGTCAGTTTTTAGCTAAAAAGTATGGGCAAAAGTATGACCCAGCAACAGAAGTGTTAGTCACTAATGGGGTAACAGAGTCAATTTTTGATGCGGAGATGGCTTGCTTAAATCCTGGCGATGTAATAATTGTGCCAACACCAGTTTTCTCACTGTATATGACTGATGAGACGGTTATCGGTACAGGTGTTAAAATCGTTGAAATTGATACTTCTGCTGATGAGTTTAAGTTAACGCCAGCCAAGTTGCAAAAAGCCCTTGATGAATATGGTGATAAAGTTCGGATGCTGATTATGAATTATCCGAGCAACCCGACTGGTGCAATGTACAGCCAAGAAGAGCTCGATGCTTTGGCTGATGTTGTTCGTGATAAGCCAATTTTTGTTGTTTGTGATGAAATTTATAGTGAATTAAATTACGACCAACCACATGCCTCAATGGAAAAGAGCTTGCATGACCAAGTAATCTTGATGAATGGGGTCTCCAAGTCTTGGGCAATGACTGGTTATCGGATTGGAATTGTTTGTGCACCGAAAGATATTTTGGAACAAATTGCCAAGGTCCATCAAGCAGTGAACACCACCGAACCGACACCAATGCAGGATGCTGCTGAAGAAGCCTTTAAGAATGGCATGGATGATGCGCAGCCAATGAAGGCAGAATTCTTGAAGCGGCGCGATGTGCTATATAATGGTTTGACCAAGATTGGCTTTGAATGTGTTAAACCTGATGGTGCATTCTACATTTTTGCTAAGATTCCAGATGGCCTTGAACAAGATGATGAAAAGTTCATCTATGAATTGGTTGATAAGGCTCGTGTAGCCGTAACTGCTGGTTCTTGTTTTGCTAAAGCCGGCAAGGGTTGGATTAGATTTTCTTATGCAGTTTCGATGGAAACAATTAATGAGGGTTTGAAACGGCTCGAGAAATTTGTTAAAGAAAATAAGAAATAA
- a CDS encoding BspA family leucine-rich repeat surface protein yields MLKLNITGHRITSHHSIKNNSTKIISYSLTVSVLISSCLVFGKQVVAAEQNSPNFSIQEQIHNPVNNVTVINNLEIPYGGLIRGKDNSCTWIFDNRSGTLTIESGFLSDTPLSELLTAANYKGLSITPQDVHHIVFKITTTDNKQNGDIVLASNCNRKFANLPNLIDIDGLYNVDASNVDDMSSMFAQDPQLTYLDLNAWNTSSLTDMNSMFKQDNNLTNLNLNDLNTSSVFDMSHLFEGDTALTNLKLAGWKTGNVTDMNNMFNGIAVTNLNDINNWSTYNVTDMSYLFNDPELRQLNLSRWDTANVVDMTNMFANLGATSAGFALTLGKHHLASNALASLQMKAIIPVASGTPAAPAGKTISLSELKNRYSATDNDCPTETYVSQPIKWSYNPLDFAKNDDESPFNHLPNTSPSKTPTNGDSTSSNYQPPINNGAASPDQTPDKSFNPPQAPGSDSSKTTQVTATPPVNIPATNDPNAKAKKVTKIPQKLYYPIQLYNQIGEPIKNSILKAGLTIETYGTQIINNQKFYILGQNIYANSTDIDGQTKRVTHNAYTYNRNGKRLKNKAVLKKNHHVQVFGKAITIKNKLYFIVDTNQYVKAQNLE; encoded by the coding sequence ATGTTAAAGTTAAATATCACTGGTCATAGAATCACAAGTCACCATTCTATTAAGAATAACAGTACGAAGATTATTTCATATAGTTTAACTGTTTCAGTATTAATAAGTTCTTGCTTAGTCTTTGGTAAACAGGTCGTAGCAGCCGAGCAAAATTCTCCCAATTTTTCAATCCAAGAGCAGATTCATAATCCCGTAAATAATGTAACCGTAATTAATAATTTGGAGATTCCTTATGGCGGACTTATTCGCGGCAAAGATAATTCCTGTACATGGATTTTTGATAATCGCTCAGGCACGTTAACAATTGAATCTGGTTTTTTATCAGATACACCACTTAGTGAATTGCTGACAGCAGCTAACTATAAGGGGCTTTCAATTACTCCTCAAGATGTCCATCATATTGTTTTTAAAATTACAACAACAGACAATAAGCAAAACGGTGACATCGTCCTAGCTTCTAATTGTAACCGTAAATTTGCTAACTTGCCAAATTTAATTGATATTGATGGACTCTACAATGTTGACGCTAGCAATGTCGACGACATGAGCAGTATGTTTGCCCAAGACCCGCAACTCACCTACTTGGATTTAAATGCTTGGAACACCAGCAGCCTCACTGACATGAATAGCATGTTCAAACAAGATAACAATCTTACCAATTTAAACTTGAATGACTTAAATACAAGTAGTGTTTTTGATATGAGTCACTTATTTGAAGGCGATACTGCTTTAACCAACCTCAAGCTAGCTGGCTGGAAAACAGGCAACGTTACCGATATGAATAATATGTTTAATGGCATTGCTGTTACTAACCTCAATGATATTAATAACTGGAGCACTTATAATGTGACTGACATGAGCTATCTGTTTAATGATCCTGAATTGAGGCAGCTTAACTTAAGTCGTTGGGATACTGCTAACGTCGTTGATATGACTAACATGTTTGCCAATCTTGGTGCAACTTCTGCTGGCTTTGCCCTTACCTTGGGCAAGCATCACTTAGCTTCTAACGCATTAGCTTCTTTACAAATGAAAGCAATTATTCCCGTTGCCAGTGGAACACCAGCTGCACCAGCAGGTAAGACAATTTCACTTTCTGAACTTAAAAATCGTTATAGTGCCACAGACAATGATTGTCCTACAGAAACTTATGTAAGTCAGCCAATTAAATGGTCGTATAATCCACTTGATTTTGCCAAAAATGATGATGAGAGTCCATTTAATCATTTACCTAATACCTCACCAAGCAAAACACCAACAAACGGTGACTCGACTTCAAGTAATTATCAACCGCCAATCAATAATGGTGCTGCAAGCCCTGACCAAACTCCCGACAAATCATTTAACCCACCACAAGCACCAGGCAGTGATAGTTCAAAAACTACTCAGGTAACGGCTACTCCTCCGGTAAACATACCAGCAACTAATGACCCCAATGCAAAAGCTAAAAAAGTTACCAAAATACCACAAAAGCTTTATTATCCCATCCAACTTTATAATCAAATAGGCGAACCAATTAAGAATTCTATTTTGAAGGCTGGACTAACAATTGAAACTTATGGTACACAGATAATCAATAACCAGAAGTTTTATATACTCGGGCAAAATATTTATGCTAATAGCACAGATATTGATGGTCAAACCAAACGAGTAACTCACAACGCTTATACCTATAACCGCAATGGTAAACGGCTCAAGAATAAGGCAGTGCTTAAGAAAAACCATCATGTTCAAGTTTTTGGCAAAGCAATCACAATTAAAAACAAGCTTTATTTTATTGTTGATACTAATCAATATGTTAAAGCACAAAATTTAGAATAG